One window of Phycisphaeraceae bacterium genomic DNA carries:
- a CDS encoding phosphoribosylformylglycinamidine synthase subunit PurS, with amino-acid sequence MNDGRDGSTLSPRVLRFEVATAPGRVDPRGDAVLAQARALGVGVESVRTARVYLIEPSSDGTHESLAGISSRLLADPVVETAREGISPTPSGAVTIEVHPQPGVMDPAAQSVAEAIADLTGSAAHVSTGWRYDFRGINASDAASFARRALANPVIHEIRERPFHPDALPTGHAYALKITHVPIRDLDDGALASLSRTAHLFLSLDEMRAIQSEYRRVGRDPSDIELETLAQTWSEHCVHKTLKSRIRYESPGTATDAIRWSGRPGHTVNADGTVTIENLLKSTVAAATFELIEEGIDWTLSVFKDNSGVIALDDTWAVCIKVETHNHPSAIEPYGGSATGVGGCIRDVIGTGLGAKPIANSDVFCVAYPDRWTEGAARDGVRALPKGTLHPRRILGDVVAGVRDYGNRMGIPTVSGAVAFDDRYIGNPLVFCGCVGLLPRNRVKGAARAGDLIVALGGRTGRDGIHGATFSSAELTDSHADEFGHAVQIGNAIEEKRTLDAILRARDEHGEPLYHGLTDCGAGGFSSAVGEMGATLGAAVDLDRAPLKYDGLSYTEIWISEAQERMVLAVPAANLDALRRICDEEGVELSVLGTFGTPGEELVLRYRGTEVGRLSMHFLHEGIPTPVRDASWSPSPARGPVATPRPSTRDALLALLAHPDIASKHWIIRQYDHEVQGNTILKPLVGPGGIGPGDGSVIEPIPGSGRGIAIACGLQTPVGDPEIGGDPYQMALAAIDECVRNLVCVGVDPGRVAILDNFCWPSCQKPENLGSLVRAAEGCYDGAKAYGTPFVSGKDSLNNQFTTEDGRTVQIPPTLLITGMGIVPDMSCVCTSDAKRAGSEVVLIEPRASTHGLGASRYASMFGVGASDGEAEIPSVDLVSGPETARLVAAMVRERLVRSAHDVSDGGLLVALSEMLIGTQGGDAPLGLRIEAAHDALHGFAFSEAPSRYVIEVEPRHLARIDEMAAKAGARVVRIGTLDDSGSIMWSRVGLDVRVEDLARAWRGTLDW; translated from the coding sequence ATGAACGACGGCCGCGACGGTTCCACACTCTCTCCACGAGTCCTCCGATTCGAGGTCGCGACCGCGCCCGGTCGGGTTGATCCCAGGGGCGATGCCGTGCTGGCACAGGCCCGCGCGCTGGGCGTTGGTGTGGAGAGCGTGCGGACGGCACGCGTGTACCTGATCGAGCCAAGCTCTGACGGAACGCATGAATCGCTCGCGGGGATCTCGTCCCGATTGCTGGCGGATCCGGTCGTCGAGACAGCGCGCGAGGGGATCTCCCCCACTCCTTCCGGCGCGGTGACGATCGAGGTTCATCCCCAGCCGGGGGTGATGGACCCGGCGGCGCAGTCTGTCGCGGAGGCGATCGCCGATCTCACGGGGAGCGCGGCGCACGTTTCGACGGGGTGGCGGTATGACTTCAGGGGGATCAACGCCTCGGACGCCGCGTCGTTCGCTCGGCGGGCGCTGGCGAATCCCGTGATCCACGAGATCCGGGAGCGTCCGTTCCATCCGGATGCGCTCCCGACCGGGCACGCATACGCGTTGAAGATCACGCACGTGCCGATTCGCGACCTTGATGATGGTGCGCTCGCTTCGCTCTCGCGAACGGCCCATCTGTTCCTGTCGCTGGACGAGATGCGTGCGATCCAGAGCGAATATCGGCGCGTGGGACGAGACCCGAGCGACATCGAGCTCGAGACGCTGGCGCAGACGTGGTCCGAGCACTGCGTGCACAAGACGCTCAAGAGCCGCATCAGGTACGAATCGCCGGGCACGGCCACGGACGCGATCCGCTGGAGCGGCCGCCCGGGGCACACGGTGAACGCGGACGGAACGGTGACGATCGAGAATCTGCTCAAGTCCACGGTCGCGGCGGCGACGTTCGAGCTGATCGAAGAGGGGATCGACTGGACGCTCTCGGTTTTCAAGGACAACTCGGGCGTGATCGCGCTGGACGACACGTGGGCCGTGTGCATCAAGGTCGAGACGCACAACCACCCCTCGGCGATCGAGCCGTACGGCGGTTCGGCGACGGGCGTGGGCGGGTGCATCCGCGACGTGATCGGCACGGGCCTGGGTGCGAAGCCGATCGCGAACAGCGATGTGTTCTGCGTGGCGTACCCGGATCGCTGGACGGAAGGTGCGGCCCGTGATGGTGTGCGGGCCCTGCCCAAGGGGACGCTGCACCCGCGCCGGATTCTGGGCGATGTTGTGGCGGGCGTGCGGGACTACGGGAATCGCATGGGCATCCCGACGGTCTCGGGCGCGGTCGCATTCGATGATCGCTATATCGGCAATCCGCTGGTCTTCTGCGGGTGCGTCGGGCTGCTGCCCCGGAACCGCGTCAAGGGCGCGGCGCGTGCAGGGGACCTGATCGTGGCATTGGGCGGGCGGACGGGTCGCGACGGGATCCACGGCGCGACGTTCTCCTCCGCGGAGTTGACGGACTCGCACGCGGATGAGTTCGGGCACGCGGTGCAGATCGGCAACGCGATCGAGGAGAAGCGGACGCTGGACGCGATCCTGCGGGCCCGCGACGAGCACGGCGAGCCGCTCTATCACGGGCTGACGGACTGCGGCGCGGGAGGGTTTTCCTCCGCCGTCGGCGAGATGGGGGCGACACTTGGCGCGGCGGTGGACCTTGATCGTGCGCCGCTGAAGTATGACGGGCTTTCCTATACCGAGATCTGGATCTCCGAGGCGCAGGAGCGCATGGTGCTCGCGGTGCCGGCGGCGAACCTCGATGCGCTCCGTCGGATCTGCGACGAAGAGGGTGTGGAACTCTCCGTGCTCGGCACGTTCGGCACGCCCGGTGAGGAGCTTGTGCTTCGATACCGGGGGACCGAGGTCGGACGGCTTTCGATGCACTTCCTTCACGAGGGGATCCCGACACCCGTGCGGGACGCCTCGTGGTCACCCTCTCCGGCGAGGGGACCTGTCGCGACGCCCCGCCCTTCGACGCGGGACGCGCTCCTCGCGCTCCTCGCGCATCCGGACATCGCTTCGAAGCACTGGATCATCCGGCAGTACGACCACGAGGTGCAGGGCAACACGATTCTGAAGCCGCTCGTGGGCCCGGGTGGGATCGGGCCGGGTGATGGTTCGGTGATCGAGCCGATCCCGGGGAGCGGGCGGGGGATCGCGATCGCGTGCGGGTTGCAGACGCCCGTGGGCGATCCTGAGATCGGGGGCGATCCGTATCAGATGGCTCTCGCGGCGATCGACGAGTGTGTGCGGAATCTTGTGTGCGTCGGCGTGGACCCGGGGCGCGTCGCGATCCTTGACAACTTCTGCTGGCCGAGCTGCCAGAAGCCGGAGAATCTCGGCTCGCTGGTGCGGGCCGCGGAGGGGTGCTACGACGGTGCGAAGGCGTATGGGACACCGTTTGTGTCGGGGAAGGACTCGCTCAACAACCAGTTCACGACGGAGGACGGGCGGACGGTGCAGATTCCGCCGACGCTCCTGATCACGGGCATGGGGATCGTGCCGGATATGTCGTGCGTCTGCACGAGCGACGCGAAGCGGGCGGGGTCAGAGGTTGTGCTGATCGAGCCGCGGGCTTCAACGCACGGGCTCGGGGCTTCGCGCTATGCGTCGATGTTCGGCGTCGGTGCGTCCGATGGGGAAGCGGAGATTCCTTCGGTGGATCTTGTGTCCGGGCCTGAGACGGCGCGCCTGGTCGCGGCCATGGTTCGTGAACGGCTGGTTCGCTCGGCGCATGATGTGTCGGACGGTGGGCTGCTGGTGGCGCTCTCGGAGATGCTGATCGGGACGCAGGGTGGCGATGCGCCGCTCGGGCTGAGGATCGAGGCGGCGCACGACGCGTTGCACGGATTCGCGTTCTCTGAGGCGCCCTCGCGGTACGTGATCGAGGTCGAGCCGCGGCACCTGGCACGCATCGATGAGATGGCGGCGAAGGCGGGGGCACGCGTCGTTCGGATCGGTACGCTCGATGATTCCGGTTCGATCATGTGGTCGCGTGTGGGCCTGGATGTCAGGGTTGAGGATCTTGCCCGCGCGTGGCGCGGCACGCTGGACTGGTGA